aaatatttaattagaaGTAAACTATGAACTAAAAAAGACTGAATATTTAGGAAGTACAAGTACAACAATATTCACCTATCAACTAAGGCCAAATTCACTTCGCAAATAAGTATATGAAATATGATCATAACATTTCATTGTCATTCCATAAAATTTCACTTTTGAGTTAATAAGAAAGCATTCTTTTTTATGTGTCGTCGCACAAACAGTTTGCTTGTTATAGTTATAAAGAAAATGATACTAATCCTCGAAATCTGTTTAGGTGGTCACTCCTTCTTGCCTTCACGAGCTTCAGTTTCAATTGGTTTCTCTCCCATATTCGCCACCGCCTCCTCCTCCGGCGCTGGAGTCATCAGAGAATCAAATTTGTCTGATTTCGCCAACACAATCTCAATCTGTACGTATACGTCAGAAACAAAAGAATGAAACCGACAATACATACTTAAAATCTTAGCGTAGCAattggagaaagaaagaaaaactggCCTTTGTCTTCTGAACTATCTTCCCTTTGTTCTCGTCTTTCATTCCCACTGTCGATGTCAGAACTCCTGTTTGTTTGTTTCACACAAATGAAAatttcaagaaacaaaaaatgaaggaaGAAACAATGTTAATGAAGCTCAAGAGAAATCTTAATTACTCTTCTCTGTTGCAAGTCCATTGTTCTTCAAAATTTCTGAGATAGTAACCACTGTTGTGATCGCTGCAAATActcaaaaaagtattttaaacacacacataaacaAAGGGAGACATTTgtcgaaaaaaacaaaacaatgggAGACTAAATATTGAATGATTGTAATTGAAACCCAATGTCGGTTCTGAGCACAACTATATGACACATTAGCCTTGACctctaaatttaaaaaaaaagtgaaaaactaTTATACAATTGTCGAAAAAGAGTTTTGTTAAGATCGACTTaaaaatgcatatatatatatatatatatatatatatttaaatccgGCCATGTTGAAACCTACCCATACCAAGTGCAGAAAGCTCAACCTCGTTGTGCTGTTGAATGTACCTCTGCGTCAGAtacacatgaaaaaaaaatgatcagtTTTTACACTCACGAgattcatatataaaatatggttGCTTGGACATCAAGAAACCGTTGTTGTGATAAATAAATGGATATTTTTGCACTACCTTGGCGAGGTTAACGTAGAAGAATAAGGGTTTCTTGGTGTTGGAAACTTGAATCCTGTTCTTCTTCTGAGTTTCCACGGCCGTTGTTGCTGATATGATGAGGTTGCTGGCCGGAGATGTAACCGGTGCATGAATCGGAGTTGCTATTTCCATCGCCATTTAATCTCAATTGCGATCACGATCGATCTTTTTGATTTAACtaaactttcttttttcttggtACGTACAAGCATTGTAAATAGCCCTTCGAGGCGGTTGTAAGAGAGCTGAAGAGTGTTCGTCGCCGGTTTGTTCGTTGACCGAGTACGAGATTAAAACGGATCATCTCGCTTCCAAGTTCCAAGTATATGCTTTGCATTTCTCACATTCTACTTTTGAGGAttccataaatattattatttacaaaactataaaaatggtaagcataaaataaaattagtgaaataaaataaaagtggaTGTGAAAAGATGAATGAAGTACATAAAAAGAATATATctattttcttcatttcttattaaaattatcaaaaatgtttaggaatttttttttgtattttgtttttatttgtgtaTAATTGATGGAATAACTATTCCATTCCACTCAAATAAATGGTATTTTTTTTGAACGgcaaatacattaataaaatacaaaaaaaaaaatccctaaacatttttgttaattttaataagaaatgaagaaaataaatctattattttcaaatattttctttcatttataCCATTTACCATGGcattaaatcattttattaaaaaaaaaatctcaaatcttTGTTGTAATTCAAGactattttagaatttttttaaaaaatacttcatAAGTGTTGTATAAATGAATAGGCAGCTTTCCCCTCTCCCTTCACCTAGTAGCAGGCGTAGCAGTGATGGCGCTCATTGTCTTCTACTTATGCTTCCTCAAGCAGCATACATTGTAGCCCAAAAACCGATTCAGGTAAAAGAGCTATTCCATTACCTACTTttaaatgttgatttatattccTATGGTCAATAGAAATATACATAGAGCAATCATTGTGAATTTGAGTTGTGCAAGGGACAATCCTCAACAAGTGAAAAGAAGATTAAGGCATTGGGCACAAGCTGTTGCATGTTCTGTGATGCAGTCTCATTAATGAGTGTGTATACGCTGTGACTCTTAAGTTTCAACTTGaaacacttgtttttttttggtgagataggacagagagagagattctCTCTGAAGAGGGAAGAACAAAAGAGATAGAAAAGTAAAATGAAACATAGAGAGAGTACGTAATGGCTCTCTCTACATACTTGTGCAGAGGGAACAAGATGAAGATAGGAAGCCCTTTCTTATTCATGTAATGTATGCATATGAACTTCTAATATTTGGTTATGGATTTGATGGTTAcggtaaaaaaatataaccttAAGAGCATCACTGCATTGGTGAAAGATCCATTGAGGTTCTCAaacaaaaatgttaatattaaaaTAGGATTTAACCAAATGAGTCTCAAAGAAAAAGAGGAGTCTCTCAAACAAGAGAGTAATGATGAGCTTCCAAAAGACAGCAAGAGAGTGAAGATGATGATGCTGATGGCGAAGACAAAGTAGAGATCGCTTAGAAAAAGAGAGGAAGACGGCAAAGAAGCTGAGTAAGGCGGTGAAAATGGTGCAGCCAAGACGTAGTGGTGGGTTAGAGAGGATAAAAGCTACCTCAGTGAATAAATCATGTAGACAAAATTACTCTTGTTCTACAGATTGGAATTGTAATATCCAGAACAGGATCTTAGAGTGTCCtgagtttttgtttctgtttttgtcTCAGTTCTAGCATGTTGATTTACTGAGAGTTCTCTGTACTCTTGAGAAGAAGAGCTTTACAGATTCAAACACCATGGAGCCAATTCTTACAGGAAGACTACTCTTCTTCCTTCAACAAAGAGTATTTGATCTAAACTCATTTCACAAACCCTTGTAGCTAcatgaaaaaaacaaaccaaagcCTAAAGTCTCATTCATCATTCTTCATACATTCTCCTTGGAGCTTGACGAAACCTCAGTTTTCTCCTCTGCCTTGTTGCTCATAGCTACGGTAGATGAGTCAGCAACAGTTTCTTCAGGCTCCGTCTTAAGCTCAGACTCAAACTCTTTTGCAGCCTGCATcattacaaacaaacaaaaacacacaCCACAAGTTCTTCATCAATCCAAGACAAAAGCTAAAAGGAACACAAAACATACAAGCAGAAGCCAAGAACTAAGAGCCATAACAATAACCAGCAATTTTCTATTCAAGTTCCAATCTTTCCGAGTCTTGACATCAGTTCAGACAGAACCCATAACCATTAACTAAGAACTTGAAACACAAAATTCGATCAGTTTTTTCTAATGACCAAACCTGTTGAAAGCTTTTGACGGTTTTGCCAATACTTTTACCAATCTCAGGAAGCTTCTTGGGTCCGAAAAGCAACGCAGCGACGCCAGCAATCACGGCAAGCTCAGGGACACCGAGACCAAACAGGGCATTGCAAGTGAGTGCCTTTCTCCTCTGCTCCGGTCGAATGGCTACCAAAGAACGAGTCTTTGGTCGGGTCGTTACTGTGAAGCAGTTGGAGAATAGGGAAGAGCGAGATGATGAGAGAGGTAAAGAAACTGGTGGAGGAGAAGATAGAGTCGCAACAGATGTCGCCATTACTgctctagttttttctttttttttcttctggttCTAATgctatctgttttttttttttccttcatttTATTATCCAGATATTCAGATTCTCatctaaaataaattagaattaaaaaaaaagaagtctaGTTTTATTAAACATACCACttataatttttcttcttcttcttctgataatGCTAGAAAATATGACATCAGATTAAAACTCAAAAACTCCTTTTtaagagaaaatataaaattttaaattagaaaaagacacaatgttttattttgtttacatGAAGAATATTGAGAATTTAGAACATCACTGGTGAATTTTTAAGGGAAgttttcattaataaaaaaatgaaaaattgtaaaaactaaaagaaaatgaaaaaagaaaataacagttttttttaattgcaatATTTGTGAGATTTAggtcaataattttaaaatactaaaatatgttGCTGAGAAAAATGATCTCCGTATTTAACATATGAGCTGTGTGGTATGGTAGCAGCCCATTATAGCAGGCCCATAATGGTAATAACGTAATATTTCCGTAATATCGGCCCTTATCTGTAAAGTTAAGGACAGCGAGTCAGCGTTTCCGttgactaaattaaaaaaaaagtttttaaaaacgGTCTTTCACCGTCGCCCAACCTCTCAAAGTCACaggtaatctctctctctctctctctgagcaAAATGTCGAACGCGGGATTGACGATCTTCGACGGTGCGGTGCTCAGATCCATCGATCTCAACCTTCCGGAGCTCGAGCACGGCGTCACCGGAGCTCAGCTTCTCGAAATCTCCGAATCCAAGGTCTCTGAATCTCTCTCGGGGCTCTCACTGCCGCAACACATCAAAGAAGCTGCGATCTCCCGAGTATCCGCGGGAGATGACGTCAGCTTCCGACGTGCGGAGTTTAATAGAGAACAAGCGACTGAGAAACTCGGAGTGTTCGTCTCAGCCGTCGCCGATGCTCTTACAGGTAACCGGATCATCCCTTCCCCTTCACGCTATTGTGTGATCAGCGATTGAATTCACTCCACTAATCGTATCTGATCAAATAGATGTAAGCCGCAATGGATCATGTGTGCGTTGATTGATGTTGATCATAGAGTTTAGcctacgtttttttttttgagtaacCCGGTGTATCCTGTCCCCCACTGAGATGGATCAAGACTAGCGGCGAGTGTCCGTGGCAGCCTACGGAGTACACCTCGGTTGCCGGGAAGCCCGGATGTTAAATTTTGCCCCCAGTAGCCAGCGGAATTCGAACTGTATTGGGGCCTAAGCTCCCTCAAGACCACTGGGCCGTCCTCGCTTGGTTTTAGCCTACGGAGTACACCTCGGTTGCCGGGAAGCCCGGATGTTAAATTTTGCCCCCAGTGGCCAGCGGGATTCGAACTGTATTCAAGACCACTGGGCCGTCTTCGCTTGGTTTTAGCCTACGTTTTTTGTTGTAAGAATGAGAATAGGCTTTGTTACCAACAAGGAGTCGGCCTAGTGGTTAGAATATTAGATTATTTAGTAGGTGTCTAAGGGGTCATAGGTTCAAGTTTTATTGGGAGAAGTCTCTTCTCCAAAGGAGAATGAATTTAAAATGATCTGGATCTCGCCCTAGAGGATGCACGCGTCTACGAACACAGAACCTCctagtcatttaaaaaaaaaataattcagaaaaaaagagaataggTTTTGTTTATAGATTGATTGAATCAAATGCTCGGTTTCAGTTCTGATTGTAgagtgatatttttttattatagatgTTCTAGTTGTGATCTAAATTTTGATTGTagagttgattttttttcttacagatACTCCAGTTGTGGTTTCAATTCTGGATGGGAGCACGTTGAAGCTGATTTTGGAGGATGAGGATGATTTTGCAATGTTGGCAGAGAATCTCTTCACTGatttggatgaagaagataaagggAAGCTTCCCAAGAGCCAGATTCGAAAAGCTCTTTCGCTCATGGGTGCTGAGATGGGTGTCCCTCCACTCTCaggtttcttctttcttttgccTTTTACAGTTACCATCTTGAGCAAGTTCATGGATTTGACTATTTTGTTTGGTCTAATGCAAAATCAACCTCGTAAATGATTTACaaattttttagttttcatgtatttatttattgcaTAGTTTCCTCCATCTCACGTGATCAAAGTCAACCCTCGTATAGTATGTCATGATGTATATCTGATTCTACATTCTACAACAATTCCTTTACCCTTTGAATCGTTTCTTTCATTCCCATTCTGGTGTTTTAACTCAGTAAAGTTTGTTTGGAACAGACTTTCCCATCATAGATGACATCATTAAGAAGCACAATGCTGATGGCGATGAAAAGCTAGGACAAGCACAGTTTGCAGAGCTACTACAGCCAATTCTACAAGAAATAGCACACGTCCTTCATGAGAAACCAATCACCATAGTCCAGAACGTCGAGATCTTCAATGGGTCAAAGCTTCGTAAGGTTAGCCCCACACTCTCCTTTATTTATAACATAGCATGGATCTTTGACCAGCTCGATCAAATTATATTCTCAGATTCTGGCAGACGAGAAGACACTCAAGTGTCTCGTAGAGAAAACGGTTCTTGAAGAGTCTAAATGGAAAGACAACCAAGGACGAGCAGATCTTATAAAGAACTTGATGATAGAGAACGGAAAAGAGTTGGGATTGCCTCCGTTATCTTCAGAGAACGAATCAGTAGCTCTTCTCTACGAGACAATACAATCTCAGTTGACTAAGAGAGATAAAGAAACCTCTGATGCATCCACAGAAGAGGAGTTTATGGATGCTTTAAAAGATATACTCGGGAGATTTGCGGAGTTGCTCGAATCCACACCGGTATATTCTGCTACCACTCTCTAGATTCACATAATGTTTGAGTTGAATTATTGTATATTTGAGAATTTCAGTCGCATACCAGTTGTCTCTGCTATTTGGTCTTATTGAAATTATTGATGAATATGGATGATACATGATGATTTCAGCAGCTAAGTGTTGGTTACTTTTGGAATCTCTTTACATGTATATATTGAAGTTATGTCATAATAAGACACACAACCAAACCGAATAAACATTTGGAGAGGGTGCCATGTGACTTCTATAGTTAAATCTTATTCTTAGTCAGTGTAGGATTCTTAATATTTAACAATCTCCAGTTGCCTATTGTTTATTGATAGTAATGTGAAGAAATGATACCACAACATCAAGATGATGATGGTGAAAATATTGTGGAAGGACCACTATAAGATCAATAGCATAAGAGGCTACTCAATTAAAAAACACTTGAAACCTGAAGGCCAAGACATCTGATTTCTTCATATTGGTAGTTTCCAGCTGATTAAACTCTGGATAAATACATGCACTAGAAGCATAGAAGAACCTGAAACACACACAGCGAAAAGTTCCAATTATTTAACTCtgtttacaaaaagaaaacggAAGGTCAACAAAACACTTTCAATGTTCTATGGCTCAACAAGTGTGGCCACTTCAGCATGTTCAGTTACCGGCTATAGGTTTCTATGGTTCTATATACGAGAATATGTTTCACTTACAGAAATGTCAAAACAAATCGATGTCCTAGAAGAAATCAGATCACTGACACCTTGGATTCTATAGATATTACGGAAGAACGGAAACAAATGTCTATTTGAAGGTATTAAAACTGATGCAAAACGAAATAGTACAAAAAGGGTATGATGATGATGTACAATATTGGCTGATAGCCCTAAAAAATAGAGACGAAAGCGAGTACTACTATCCAAACCAGCAAAAGTAAATGGAACCAGCGAGAGGAAAGCTATTTGAAGCGTAACATAGGATTTGCTTGGTCAAAATCGAAAGGTGTTGTGAGATAACTCAGTTTTGGTTCTATTTCATAGTCACCCATCATCCTTACAAGCTCTATCTTATGTTGGTCCATATGTTAAAAGCTGAGAATGGGATAAACCAGCTACCATTGTATAGTTGATGTACCCTGTTTTGATCAATTGTGGAGCCACATCTCAACGGAAGTTAttcagaaaaacaaaaacaaaattagacTTATACATACGAAGTAAATTTGATATATCTAATTCCACAATATTAATTTACgttttaaaactcttaaaaaaAGCTTTATATGACTAAAACATAGCAGGAACGTGCTTCTCACCAAATCAGTAACCTGACTTGTTTGTCAATAATTATATCACAAAACATAAAaggaaaacattttaaatttagattCATATGGATAATTATATCACaaagttattcaaaaaaaaaaaaaattatatcacaaAACTTTGTGGTCATCTGAAAATGTATGGTCAATTGACCATACCTTATATATATTGTACGAGTATATGCATAATTAATGGTTATAAACATGGTTGatgaccaaattttttttgtgcatttataaataaactaataCATTCTTTCGAAGTAATaagcagaaaagaaaaaaaaacataacaagaaTTAGATAAGCCGTGTTAGaatctataattatattatatgaagaTGAATTTCTCAACAATGTTGATTGCATTCACCCTCACCGTTCTCATGGTGGTTTCTTCCGTTCATTGCCAAACAATTGAAACCGCCCCCGGTATTTATACATATTTGCAATTCTTTTACATTAttgtgaatatattttttactatgATACAAAtccttgtgttttcataaaaGCTTTCTGAATATTTGATTGTATAAAACAATGGGTATGAAATATATCATAAATAATTGTGTTTGTTGTGTTAATATATGATCAAGgaattctctttttctttcaaatagGCACATTTGCACAGGACGAACCCTTGGATACACTTTGCTTCAATCCTTGCAGCGATAAACTTGGCGACAAAGAGTGCAAAACCATTTGTTTGAATAAGGCATACAAAGATGGTTCTTGTATTGGTTTTGGAATCCCCCCTACTTCCAAGTATTGTTGTTGTACAAAATGATTTGTTATTCATGAAGGTTTGAACTAATAACAATATGAGAATAAAAAGCAAAGTTTTTGTTCTGTTATTCATACGATTTGATATTTATGACTGGACAAATTATccgttaaatttttatttaatatgttaTTCATTTTTATCCGATCTGAAAATTTCAGATATCCGTAAAACTTCAAATAAAGCAAACATCAAAATGTGATATTCGTAAAAAatgaagcaaatcacaaatattagtTTTTGAAAACCGAATATCCGATTAAATCCATATATTTCTAGATAtagtttggttaattttttagttttaagttgtgttaaaaaaaaaatttggttattGCATatccaatttaatttttttattaagtcaAATGTTAACATATGAGTTTTTTTATTAGACCTGTTAATATTGAATTCAGCtttaatatttgttaaaagTTGTTAGTTTGTtagtatgatattattaattttgttttaaactaatattttaaaaatattttatttaattttaattttatatattatttttatttattttaatttttaatataattggcAAATCAAATAATCCGTGAATATTACGGATATCCAGAATTTTCTGGatcaaaacaaatcacaaatatagataTTCGTTTAGGACAGAGAGGATCATGGATACTGCAAATTTTGCGGATATCTGCTCCTTGCCCATGCCTATTCATATTTGCTTGCATTCGTAACATAATGAACTAAGATGATGTCTACTACCTTTAGGCATGCTGGTCTGGGTAGTTcgtgtaattttatttttgggaaGCTTGGTTCGACTAAAATTTTGCCGAATTGAAccataaaaaaagttttgtttggtttggtttggttatggTATACTGATagtttggttttaaatttttttaccaaaactaaccattttttttgtttgtaattatATGTCAAAGTCGGCGGGTTATTTTGGCTAATTCGATTCAAAATTTTGTCAATTTGGTTAGTCCAGTTCGAAAtttggttttcattttttttttgaaaaacagaaTTAACCGATTATCGAAAAGAACCAgaaactagatttttttttgtacaccTGCCGAATCGAACCGAACTTCTCACCAAACTAACCGAAATTTTAgttcagttcggtttggttaAAAATCTCATCCCTAACTACACTAAACAAAGAACAGGAAAATATCTAACATCAAACCGAATGAATAGATCATCCCATCTTgtctgatttttattttattttaaaagtcaacgaaacattattttatttctatttttgggaTCTCTCTCTTTCCACACAGCGAACAACGAACGATTCAGTTTACCTTTTCTGTTGCATTCCCGATCACTTGAGAAGATCTGCAGCTCCCTCGAttcagttttattttctttcttattttcgtAGTGTGTTAATTCGATTGAGACTAATCAAAAATGAGTATGGTTGATGCGATAGACATGTCTCGCGTTGATGCCGATTTGCTTCAGCTACAAGAGATGTCTTCCTTTGTCCTAACCTCAAAACCCGGATTCACACAAAGCCTCTTCGACCAGTGGC
The nucleotide sequence above comes from Brassica napus cultivar Da-Ae chromosome A9, Da-Ae, whole genome shotgun sequence. Encoded proteins:
- the LOC111200473 gene encoding uncharacterized protein At2g34160-like isoform X2, with protein sequence MAMEIATPIHAPVTSPASNLIISATTAVETQKKNRIQVSNTKKPLFFYVNLAKRYIQQHNEVELSALAITTVVTISEILKNNGLATEKRVLTSTVGMKDENKGKIVQKTKIEIVLAKSDKFDSLMTPAPEEEAVANMGEKPIETEAREGKKE
- the LOC111200473 gene encoding uncharacterized protein At2g34160-like isoform X1 → MAMEIATPIHAPVTSPASNLIISATTAVETQKKNRIQVSNTKKPLFFYVNLAKRYIQQHNEVELSALGMAITTVVTISEILKNNGLATEKRVLTSTVGMKDENKGKIVQKTKIEIVLAKSDKFDSLMTPAPEEEAVANMGEKPIETEAREGKKE
- the LOC111200861 gene encoding sec-independent protein translocase protein TATA, chloroplastic-like, whose amino-acid sequence is MATSVATLSSPPPVSLPLSSSRSSLFSNCFTVTTRPKTRSLVAIRPEQRRKALTCNALFGLGVPELAVIAGVAALLFGPKKLPEIGKSIGKTVKSFQQAAKEFESELKTEPEETVADSSTVAMSNKAEEKTEVSSSSKENV
- the LOC111200862 gene encoding uncharacterized protein LOC111200862, coding for MSNAGLTIFDGAVLRSIDLNLPELEHGVTGAQLLEISESKVSESLSGLSLPQHIKEAAISRVSAGDDVSFRRAEFNREQATEKLGVFVSAVADALTDTPVVVSILDGSTLKLILEDEDDFAMLAENLFTDLDEEDKGKLPKSQIRKALSLMGAEMGVPPLSDFPIIDDIIKKHNADGDEKLGQAQFAELLQPILQEIAHVLHEKPITIVQNVEIFNGSKLRKILADEKTLKCLVEKTVLEESKWKDNQGRADLIKNLMIENGKELGLPPLSSENESVALLYETIQSQLTKRDKETSDASTEEEFMDALKDILGRFAELLESTPVYSATTL
- the LOC125577694 gene encoding putative defensin-like protein 70, whose product is MKMNFSTMLIAFTLTVLMVVSSVHCQTIETAPGTFAQDEPLDTLCFNPCSDKLGDKECKTICLNKAYKDGSCIGFGIPPTSKYCCCTK